In Vibrio alginolyticus NBRC 15630 = ATCC 17749, the sequence AGTGGGTAAGCAACCGAATAAAGAATGGTCTCCCTCGCGAATTAGTACGAGATAAGAACTTATTTTAAAAGACGTAACGAACCATAAATAAATGAAAAGCCATCGTATTTGCGATGGCTTTTTAATTCGTAAGTATGAAAGCAAGTGGGCTCGCTAGCGATCCGGACACGCTGTACTAAACTAGTTGTATCAAAGTAATGCTTTGATGTGGCATTTCTCTCTATGTTCACCAACAAAATTATTGTTGGACAAGTTTAGCGCAGGCTCTGCGGAGCCGTTTCCCCTAGGCCCAAAAAAAGGAAAAGTTTGGGCCGTTTTTTTGGCTGTAGTTCCACTATACGTGAGTTTGGACTACGCTAGACGAATACCGTCTTTCTCAATGACAATTTTACCCTGCTTGTATAAGCCACCGATGGTCTTTTTATAAGTCCCTTTACTTGTGCGGAAAGCATCAAAAATCGCTTCAGGAGAAGACTTGTCATTCAAAGGCAAAAATCCGCCTTTCTTCTCTAGCAAGTCAAGGATCTTACTAGAAAGATCGTCCATTTTCGCCACACCGACTTTTTGTAGAGCAAGGTCGATTTTGCCATCTTCACGAATGTGCTTAATAAAGCCTTTCAGCTTTTTACCGATGTAAAGCTTACCAAAAACATCCGATGGGAAAATCATGCCCCAATGCTTACCATTAACGATAGCTTTATAACCAAGTTGACTACGCTCTGCGATGATCAAATCAACTTGCTCGTTAACTTCATAATTCGCTGGAGTTTTATCTAACCATTTATTGAACTTAGTCGTACCAACAATGCGACCTGACGCTTTGTCGGTATAAACATACACTAAAATGGTTTGTCCGGCAGAGAAGCGAGTGCGTTGCTCACTAAAAGGAATCAGTAAGTCCTTTTCTTTGATGCCCCAATTTACAAAAGCACCTGTCGCATTCACACCCTCAATCTTCATTAAACCCCATTCACCCACTTGGGCAATTGGTCTTTCAATGGTCGCAGCAAGTTGGCTTTCTGAATCGAAGTACAGAAATACGTCTACATGCTCACCAATTTCAGTACCCTCTGGTACATACTTACTAGGTAGTAGAACAGAACCGTAATCATCGCCATCCAGAAATACGCCAAAATCAGCCTTTTTAATGACTTCTAAGCTGTTAATTTGACCAATTTTAATCATTGATTTTGTCTCTTTTTAAATTTACGTGGAATTATACCTAAACTAACAAGAAAATCAGAGAGAAAAGCATAGTGCTCTGTTATGC encodes:
- a CDS encoding CvfB family protein; the encoded protein is MIKIGQINSLEVIKKADFGVFLDGDDYGSVLLPSKYVPEGTEIGEHVDVFLYFDSESQLAATIERPIAQVGEWGLMKIEGVNATGAFVNWGIKEKDLLIPFSEQRTRFSAGQTILVYVYTDKASGRIVGTTKFNKWLDKTPANYEVNEQVDLIIAERSQLGYKAIVNGKHWGMIFPSDVFGKLYIGKKLKGFIKHIREDGKIDLALQKVGVAKMDDLSSKILDLLEKKGGFLPLNDKSSPEAIFDAFRTSKGTYKKTIGGLYKQGKIVIEKDGIRLA